Proteins co-encoded in one Arachis hypogaea cultivar Tifrunner chromosome 13, arahy.Tifrunner.gnm2.J5K5, whole genome shotgun sequence genomic window:
- the LOC140177491 gene encoding uncharacterized protein: MISRKYYWVIRRYNGSDTCTRATISQDHSKLDSTTIAEVIKPLVEADPALKVKSIIAEVQSKFNYTVSYRKTWLAKQKAVKKIFGDWEASYKALPIWFEAMCHKEPSAVIHFETMPAYQGDDLVTDIRVLHRVFWSYYPCIRAFRHCKPIVQVDVTHLYGKYKGCLLVAVSQDGNNNIVPIAFAIVEGETSDAWHFFLSNLRQHVVTRDGVGLISDRHESINVAVERSNGAWSPPRAFHMFCIKHIESNFLRKFKAPYLQKLVVNIGNAHNS, from the coding sequence ATGATCAGCCGGAAGTACTattgggttataaggaggtataatggcAGTGACACATGTACCAGAGCCACAATTTCTCAGGATCATTCGAAGCTAGATTCGACCACAATTGCAGAAGTAATTAAGCCGTTGGTTGAGGCTGACCCCGCCTTAAAGGTAAAATCGATTATAGCAGAGGTGCAATCGAAGTTTAACTACACTGTTAGTTATCGAAAAAcatggttggctaagcaaaaggcagtgaaaaaaatatttggagaCTGGGAAGCATCGTACAAAGCGTTgcctatatggtttgaggccatgtgtcacaagGAGCCGTCTGCTGTTATtcattttgagactatgcctgcatatcaaggcGATGACTTGGTGACTGATATTCGGGTATTGCATCGTGTCttttggagttattacccctgcattagagcattcagacattgtaagccAATCGTCCAGGTGGATGTGACTCACTTGTACGGAAAGTACAAGGGTTGTCTACTAGTGGCAGTGTCACAGGATGGCAACAACAATATCGTCCCAATTGCGTTTGCAattgtggagggagagacttcAGATGCGTGGCACTTTTTTCTGAGTAACCTTCGTCAGCATGTTGTCACTCGGGATGGTGTGGGACTGATATCCGACCGTCACGAATCCATAAATGTAGCTGTGGAAAGGAGTAACGGGGCTTGGTCACCTCCTAGAGCTTTTCATATGTTTTGCATCAAGCATATAGAGTCGAATTTTCTGAGAAAATTCAAGGCGCCGTACTTGCAGAAACTGGTCGTCAACATAGGTAACGCTCATAATAGCTAA